A single window of Psychromonas ingrahamii 37 DNA harbors:
- the groL gene encoding chaperonin GroEL (60 kDa chaperone family; promotes refolding of misfolded polypeptides especially under stressful conditions; forms two stacked rings of heptamers to form a barrel-shaped 14mer; ends can be capped by GroES; misfolded proteins enter the barrel where they are refolded when GroES binds) — MSKEIKFGNDSRSKMLNGVNILADAVKITLGPKGRNVVIDKSYGAPQITKDGVTVAKEIELEDKFENMGAQMVKDVASQTNDAAGDGTTTATVLAQAIIADGLKAVAAGMNPMDLKRGIDQTVKAAVAELKKLSTPCSDSKAITQVGTISANSDHEIGEIIARAMQKVGNQGVITVEEGQGLETELDVVEGMQFDRGYLSPYFMTNHESGTVELENPYILLVDKKIGNIRELLPTLEAVAKASKPLLIIAEDVEGEALATLVVNNMRGIVKVCAVKAPGFGDRRKAMLQDIATLTGGTVISEEIGLDMEKVQLEDLGQAKRIVINKDETTIIDGIGDESVINARVSQIKQQIEASTSDYDKEKLQERSAKLAGGVAVIKVGASTEVEMKEKKDRVDDALHATRAAVEEGVVAGGGVALVRVAAILKGLTGENEDQNVGIRVALRAMEAPLRQIVENCGEEASVVANNVRQGEGNYGYNATTGEYGDMLEMGIIDPTKVARSALQFAASVAALMITTECMITDRPVAASAAAPDMGGMGGMGGMM, encoded by the coding sequence ATGTCTAAAGAAATTAAATTCGGAAATGATTCTCGTAGCAAAATGTTAAACGGCGTTAATATCTTAGCCGATGCAGTTAAAATTACTTTAGGACCAAAGGGTCGTAATGTTGTCATCGATAAAAGTTACGGTGCGCCACAAATTACTAAAGACGGTGTCACGGTTGCTAAAGAAATTGAACTGGAAGATAAGTTTGAAAACATGGGCGCACAGATGGTAAAAGATGTTGCGTCACAAACTAATGATGCTGCCGGTGACGGAACAACAACGGCAACCGTATTGGCGCAGGCTATTATTGCTGATGGTTTAAAAGCCGTTGCTGCTGGTATGAATCCGATGGATTTAAAACGCGGTATTGATCAAACTGTAAAAGCGGCTGTTGCCGAGTTAAAAAAATTATCTACACCTTGTTCAGATTCAAAAGCCATCACACAGGTAGGCACTATCTCTGCCAACTCGGATCATGAAATTGGTGAAATCATTGCGCGAGCGATGCAAAAAGTCGGTAACCAGGGTGTTATCACGGTAGAAGAAGGTCAGGGTCTAGAAACTGAATTAGACGTGGTTGAAGGTATGCAGTTTGATCGTGGTTACCTGTCTCCTTACTTTATGACAAATCATGAATCTGGCACGGTTGAACTTGAAAACCCGTATATCTTATTAGTTGATAAAAAAATAGGCAATATTCGTGAATTATTACCTACATTAGAAGCCGTTGCAAAAGCCTCTAAGCCATTACTGATTATTGCAGAAGATGTAGAAGGTGAAGCATTAGCAACATTAGTAGTCAACAATATGCGTGGTATCGTTAAAGTCTGCGCCGTTAAAGCACCTGGTTTTGGTGATCGCCGTAAAGCAATGTTACAAGATATTGCCACATTAACGGGCGGTACGGTTATCTCTGAAGAGATTGGTTTAGATATGGAAAAAGTCCAACTTGAAGATTTAGGTCAGGCTAAACGTATTGTGATCAACAAAGATGAAACCACTATTATTGATGGTATTGGTGACGAGTCCGTTATCAATGCACGGGTAAGCCAAATTAAACAACAAATTGAAGCTTCCACGTCTGACTACGATAAAGAAAAACTGCAGGAACGTTCAGCTAAATTAGCCGGTGGCGTTGCGGTTATTAAAGTTGGCGCATCCACTGAAGTTGAAATGAAAGAGAAAAAAGATCGCGTAGATGATGCATTGCATGCAACACGTGCCGCGGTTGAAGAAGGTGTTGTTGCCGGTGGTGGTGTTGCCCTGGTACGTGTCGCTGCTATATTAAAAGGCTTAACGGGTGAGAACGAAGATCAGAATGTGGGTATTCGTGTTGCACTGCGCGCCATGGAAGCACCATTGCGTCAAATCGTAGAAAACTGCGGTGAAGAAGCTTCTGTTGTAGCAAACAATGTACGCCAGGGTGAAGGAAACTACGGTTACAATGCAACTACAGGTGAATACGGTGATATGTTAGAGATGGGTATCATTGACCCGACTAAAGTAGCCCGTAGCGCACTGCAGTTTGCTGCATCGGTAGCTGCTCTTATGATCACGACTGAATGTATGATCACCGATCGCCCTGTTGCGGCTTCAGCAGCAGCGCCTGATATGGGCGGCATGGGTGGAATGGGCGGAATGATGTAA
- a CDS encoding co-chaperone GroES, with protein sequence MTIRPLHDRVILKRTEKETKSAGGIVLTGSAAEKSTRGEVLAVGKGRILDNGEVKPLDVKVGDIVIFIEGYGLKTEKIEGEEVLILSENDILAVVE encoded by the coding sequence ATGACTATTCGTCCATTACATGACCGAGTTATTTTAAAGCGTACAGAAAAAGAAACTAAATCAGCTGGTGGTATTGTCTTAACAGGTAGCGCAGCTGAAAAATCGACACGTGGTGAAGTCCTTGCTGTCGGTAAAGGTCGTATTCTAGATAACGGTGAAGTGAAACCCCTTGATGTAAAAGTGGGTGATATTGTTATTTTTATTGAAGGTTACGGCTTAAAAACAGAAAAAATTGAAGGCGAAGAAGTCCTTATTTTAAGTGAAAACGATATTCTTGCCGTCGTTGAATAA
- a CDS encoding integrase arm-type DNA-binding domain-containing protein: MAKIIKPLSPTDVSTAETKESEYNLSDGNGLFLRVKPVGSKFWIFNYQRPITKKRANLTLGRYPDLPLAKARTKAIEARELLAEGIDPKEHRDSTLKAKQAELSNTLQVVFEDWFTVKKTSIKELTAKKLKQRLDKYLLTYLGKFPISEITAPQTIKILQPVANQGKLETVARLCRNLNEIMVFAVNTGIIEHNKLAGIGKAFANAQVTNQASLKPEELPELLTALNYADIKLITRCLIEWQLHTMTRPSETAGARWDEIDRENKLWHIPAERMKKGRPHTVLLTTQTLALLETIDAITGDSEYIFPADKTNKKHINKETANKALQRMGFKGRQTSHGLRALASTTLNEQNVFDADVIEAALSHVDKVRSAYNRTDYLERRRVLMGCWSDHIEAASKGSNSITGLKGM; this comes from the coding sequence ATGGCAAAGATAATTAAGCCTCTTTCACCTACTGACGTTTCAACAGCAGAAACTAAAGAAAGTGAATATAACCTTAGCGATGGGAATGGCCTTTTCTTACGTGTTAAACCGGTTGGTAGTAAATTTTGGATCTTCAATTACCAACGTCCAATTACAAAAAAACGTGCCAATCTAACTTTAGGCAGGTATCCAGATTTACCTCTAGCTAAAGCTCGAACAAAAGCAATTGAAGCAAGGGAACTACTAGCTGAAGGTATCGATCCAAAAGAACACCGTGATTCAACCTTAAAAGCTAAACAAGCAGAGCTCAGTAATACCCTGCAAGTTGTCTTTGAAGATTGGTTTACCGTTAAAAAAACCAGCATTAAAGAATTAACCGCTAAAAAACTCAAACAACGCTTAGATAAATACCTGTTAACTTATCTTGGCAAATTTCCTATTAGTGAAATCACCGCCCCACAGACGATCAAAATCCTGCAGCCAGTTGCGAACCAGGGCAAGCTTGAAACCGTTGCCAGACTTTGCCGCAACCTTAATGAAATAATGGTGTTTGCAGTTAACACTGGCATCATTGAACACAATAAACTTGCCGGTATTGGCAAAGCGTTTGCAAACGCTCAAGTCACTAACCAAGCTTCACTGAAGCCAGAAGAGCTACCAGAGCTATTAACTGCCCTTAACTACGCTGATATAAAGCTTATCACTCGCTGTTTGATTGAATGGCAATTACATACAATGACCCGCCCTTCTGAAACAGCTGGGGCTCGCTGGGATGAAATTGATAGAGAAAATAAACTTTGGCACATCCCAGCAGAGCGAATGAAAAAAGGCAGACCGCATACAGTCCTCCTAACAACACAAACACTCGCGCTGTTAGAGACAATTGATGCAATTACAGGTGACAGTGAATATATTTTCCCTGCTGACAAAACCAATAAAAAACACATTAATAAAGAAACAGCAAACAAAGCATTACAAAGAATGGGCTTTAAAGGTCGCCAGACGTCACACGGATTACGTGCCCTGGCAAGTACCACCCTGAATGAGCAAAACGTCTTCGATGCAGACGTGATTGAGGCCGCCCTTTCACACGTTGATAAAGTGAGAAGTGCTTACAACCGCACTGACTACCTTGAGCGCCGCCGCGTACTAATGGGCTGCTGGAGTGATCATATTGAAGCAGCATCGAAAGGATCTAACTCAATCACAGGATTAAAGGGAATGTGA
- a CDS encoding DnaJ domain-containing protein: MLVFIALIAVIIIGYITVGYIRTLKREQRKKVGAKAGVLAFIATLILLTVTGKLYILAALGTGLVVFAKRLLPFLRYFPFFKGLYQKAKTKQSSGSSKHSTVETSLLKMTFDHESGEVDGELLDTVSKGKYLSEFDLPDLISLYILAGKEYPDAIEILAAYLDRKYGADWREAANAGNGYQESGQKSRGSDSSKMTVIEAYAVLGLDNNATEEDIIKAHRKLMLKLHPDKGGSNYLAAKINQAKDLLVSSKEK; this comes from the coding sequence ATGTTAGTATTTATCGCTTTAATAGCGGTTATCATCATCGGCTATATCACAGTCGGATATATTCGAACTCTGAAACGGGAACAAAGAAAGAAAGTCGGTGCGAAAGCCGGCGTGCTCGCGTTTATCGCGACGCTAATCTTGCTAACAGTCACTGGAAAGCTTTATATTTTGGCAGCACTGGGAACAGGTTTAGTTGTATTTGCTAAGCGCTTGTTACCCTTTCTACGTTACTTTCCGTTTTTTAAAGGCCTTTACCAGAAGGCTAAAACTAAACAGAGTTCGGGTTCATCCAAGCATTCTACTGTTGAAACCAGTTTACTAAAAATGACCTTCGATCATGAAAGTGGTGAAGTAGATGGTGAATTATTGGACACTGTTAGCAAGGGTAAATATCTGTCTGAATTTGATCTGCCAGATTTAATCTCTCTCTATATCCTAGCTGGTAAGGAATATCCAGATGCTATTGAGATTTTGGCTGCCTATCTTGATCGCAAGTATGGTGCTGACTGGCGCGAAGCTGCCAATGCAGGAAATGGCTATCAAGAGAGCGGGCAAAAATCTCGTGGAAGCGATAGCAGTAAGATGACTGTAATTGAAGCTTATGCAGTACTGGGCCTTGATAATAACGCAACGGAGGAAGATATTATCAAGGCCCACCGCAAACTGATGCTGAAACTCCACCCAGATAAGGGAGGAAGCAATTATCTGGCAGCAAAAATAAACCAGGCGAAAGATTTACTAGTGAGCAGCAAGGAGAAGTAA
- a CDS encoding transposase codes for MPLLLLKRVPLCCIKKRLAITTYGKIRYQLKTLYRDGTTHVIFDPLDFIGKLVAFIPPPGLVVVELARYFNKG; via the coding sequence TTGCCGTTACTTCTTTTGAAGAGAGTCCCGCTCTGCTGTATCAAAAAAAGGTTGGCAATAACAACTTACGGGAAAATTCGTTACCAACTTAAAACACTCTATCGTGATGGTACCACCCATGTGATCTTTGACCCCCTCGATTTCATTGGTAAATTAGTAGCCTTCATTCCGCCACCAGGTCTTGTTGTAGTTGAATTAGCCAGATACTTCAATAAAGGATAA
- a CDS encoding VC0807 family protein — MSENIEKKPGRMLGNLAFNIIIPVLIMTKLSGEDSLGPAWSIVAALIFPIGFGLWDLKQSGKVNAFSILGIVSVILTGGISLLQLPAEYIAIKEAAIPAFIGLAVLITQRTSKPLLKVFVLNEQIVNWHNLNKSLEETGTADLFEKKLAISSYIVAGSFFLSSALNYILAKVILVSSPGTTEYTEELGHMTALSYPVIVIPSMIMLLGALWYIFAQIKKLTGQDLDHFLAENK, encoded by the coding sequence ATGAGCGAAAATATCGAAAAGAAACCAGGCAGAATGTTAGGTAACTTAGCCTTTAACATTATCATTCCTGTATTGATCATGACCAAACTAAGTGGTGAAGATAGTTTAGGGCCGGCTTGGAGCATTGTTGCTGCGTTAATTTTTCCAATTGGCTTCGGTTTATGGGACTTAAAACAATCAGGCAAAGTGAATGCATTCTCAATTTTAGGTATTGTTAGCGTTATTTTAACCGGCGGTATCAGTTTGTTACAATTACCCGCTGAATATATCGCTATTAAAGAAGCGGCTATTCCGGCATTTATTGGATTAGCAGTATTAATTACCCAACGCACCAGTAAGCCATTGCTAAAAGTATTTGTACTCAATGAGCAGATTGTAAATTGGCATAATTTAAATAAGTCACTTGAAGAAACGGGCACAGCTGACTTATTTGAGAAAAAACTGGCGATCAGTTCGTATATTGTTGCCGGTTCGTTTTTTCTGTCATCAGCACTTAACTATATCCTGGCTAAGGTCATATTGGTTAGCTCCCCTGGCACCACTGAATATACTGAAGAACTTGGCCACATGACGGCGTTAAGCTACCCTGTTATTGTGATCCCCAGCATGATCATGCTGCTTGGTGCCTTATGGTATATATTTGCACAAATCAAAAAACTAACCGGTCAAGATCTCGACCACTTCTTGGCTGAAAATAAATAA
- a CDS encoding tyrosine-type recombinase/integrase codes for MKLYELPTRNEIACICRHHPHASTFTRKLRIAVKNSGVSKRISAHTFRHFFATGLLQNVTDIRTVQELLGHSDLCTTEIYTHVIGSQKAGTISPIDSLISNGE; via the coding sequence ATGAAATTGTACGAATTGCCCACGCGGAATGAAATAGCATGTATTTGTAGACATCACCCACATGCTTCGACTTTTACAAGAAAGCTAAGAATTGCAGTAAAAAACAGTGGTGTTAGTAAACGTATTTCGGCACATACATTTCGACATTTTTTTGCCACAGGCTTGTTACAAAATGTCACTGACATTCGTACGGTTCAGGAATTATTAGGCCACTCTGATTTATGTACCACCGAAATTTATACGCATGTCATTGGAAGCCAGAAAGCAGGAACAATAAGTCCAATAGATTCCCTTATTTCCAATGGAGAATAG
- a CDS encoding chemotaxis protein CheB — protein sequence MNANKRSKDFPVVCVGGSAGGLDAYIRLLKNLPAEMGVAIVIVNHLRTVSTMLHEILPTYTEMPVELITERLDLEPNHVYIIPENRDLHVLNGEFRLKPISKPKGWPDVITVFMCSMVGHWDGKLIAVIVSGYDGDGAAALCSIKDEGGITIAQKPDTAGQPDMPESAIASGCIDFILAPKSIAHEIVRIAHAE from the coding sequence ATGAATGCAAACAAAAGATCAAAAGACTTTCCTGTAGTTTGCGTCGGAGGATCGGCCGGCGGGCTAGATGCTTACATCCGCTTACTAAAAAATCTGCCGGCTGAAATGGGGGTTGCCATTGTCATAGTTAATCACCTCAGAACAGTATCTACCATGCTCCACGAGATCCTCCCGACGTACACAGAGATGCCGGTTGAGCTGATCACAGAAAGATTAGACCTCGAGCCTAACCATGTGTACATCATTCCTGAAAATCGAGATTTGCATGTTCTAAACGGAGAGTTCCGCCTGAAACCTATCTCAAAGCCCAAGGGATGGCCCGACGTGATTACGGTTTTTATGTGTTCAATGGTCGGGCACTGGGACGGCAAACTGATCGCTGTTATTGTCTCGGGCTATGATGGTGACGGGGCAGCAGCGCTTTGCAGCATTAAAGATGAAGGCGGCATTACCATCGCGCAGAAACCCGACACCGCCGGGCAGCCTGATATGCCTGAGAGTGCCATAGCCAGCGGATGTATCGATTTTATTCTGGCACCTAAGAGTATCGCTCATGAAATTGTACGAATTGCCCACGCGGAATGA
- the galM gene encoding galactose-1-epimerase — protein sequence MSQANFLLIQSSMTKTNAIDGKPAKLLHLTNQHGMTATFMDIGATWLSCTLPVNKEHREILLRSLNMEEHIKQTAYFGSVVGRYANRISRGKFSINSKPYKITINDGDNSLHGGVNGFDKRRWTIESSRENSVTFSLYSKDGDQGYPANLQVKVTYTLTNDNELVIDYFAKSDSNCPVNLTNHAYFNLAGEQSNAKSLDHTLQMHADHYLPTHDDLIPTGELRAVKSTSFDFNQEKKIGAEFLSEQDQKIAGGYDHAFIFNKKLTNGEATVVTLTSPEKEVSMRVSTTKPAIQFYSGNFLAETPGASKIYQNYDGLALETQYLPDGPNHSEWGESSGILSAEATYQHQTTYQFEF from the coding sequence ATGTCACAAGCAAACTTCTTATTAATCCAAAGCTCCATGACTAAAACCAATGCGATTGATGGTAAACCAGCAAAGCTTTTACATTTAACAAACCAACATGGCATGACCGCTACTTTCATGGATATAGGCGCAACATGGTTAAGCTGTACGTTACCAGTCAATAAAGAACATCGGGAAATCCTACTCCGCTCGCTGAACATGGAAGAACACATAAAACAAACGGCATATTTTGGTTCTGTCGTTGGACGCTACGCAAATCGTATCAGTAGAGGAAAATTTTCGATCAATTCAAAACCGTATAAAATTACCATTAACGATGGTGACAACTCTCTGCATGGTGGTGTAAACGGATTTGATAAACGTCGTTGGACCATCGAATCGTCGAGAGAAAATAGCGTCACCTTTTCTCTATATTCAAAAGATGGTGATCAAGGTTACCCAGCTAATTTACAAGTGAAAGTCACCTATACCTTGACCAATGACAATGAGCTTGTGATCGATTATTTTGCCAAGTCGGATAGCAATTGCCCTGTAAACTTAACCAATCACGCTTATTTCAATTTGGCTGGTGAGCAATCTAACGCGAAAAGCTTAGATCACACCCTACAGATGCACGCAGATCACTACTTGCCAACACATGATGACTTAATTCCTACAGGGGAATTACGAGCAGTGAAATCTACCAGTTTTGATTTCAATCAAGAGAAAAAAATTGGAGCAGAATTTCTTTCTGAACAAGATCAAAAAATCGCGGGAGGCTATGACCATGCTTTTATTTTTAATAAGAAATTAACCAATGGTGAAGCAACAGTTGTTACCTTAACTTCACCAGAAAAAGAGGTGAGCATGCGAGTTTCAACTACCAAGCCTGCGATCCAATTCTATTCAGGAAACTTTCTTGCCGAGACGCCCGGGGCATCAAAAATTTACCAAAATTATGACGGGCTAGCGTTAGAAACTCAATACTTACCAGATGGTCCAAACCATTCTGAATGGGGAGAGAGTAGCGGTATTTTAAGTGCTGAAGCGACATATCAGCACCAAACTACCTATCAGTTTGAGTTCTAA
- a CDS encoding LacI family DNA-binding transcriptional regulator, with amino-acid sequence MKKNKKITMSDIATAAGVSQSTVSLVLNRSQSIKIAESTKQKVLETADSLGYSNRKVTHALGRTQKIAMVINGLTNYDPFIDAINAAREEAWSNDYILITFNYGNDAELAHKIEAEVNSGEYVGLIYASSMTRALKQQKVNSSLPTVLLNCTNEDAPEAQSILPADTIGAYKAVFHLTSQGYRRIAMLTGESWMLATSKRVSGYRQALIDADIIPKDHYILEANWSLKEAHQQTLKLLELATPPEAIFCGSDYMAMGCYQAIAEKGLKIPQDIAVVGYDNQPIASEIFPALTSVELPYSVMGKEAIQSIVARIAHQPLLCMQRKIEGELIVRSSSIKK; translated from the coding sequence ATGAAAAAAAATAAAAAAATTACAATGAGTGACATCGCCACAGCTGCGGGGGTCTCGCAATCGACAGTTTCACTGGTATTGAATCGCTCTCAATCAATCAAAATTGCCGAGTCAACCAAGCAGAAGGTGTTGGAAACGGCAGATTCACTTGGTTATAGCAATAGGAAAGTGACTCACGCATTGGGCAGAACCCAAAAAATTGCCATGGTGATTAACGGTCTAACCAACTACGATCCCTTTATTGACGCCATCAACGCGGCGCGAGAGGAAGCTTGGTCTAATGACTACATTCTGATCACTTTCAACTATGGCAATGATGCTGAGTTAGCCCATAAGATAGAAGCAGAAGTGAACAGTGGTGAATATGTAGGACTTATTTATGCGTCCAGCATGACACGTGCACTCAAACAGCAAAAAGTTAACAGCAGCCTGCCAACCGTCTTGCTTAATTGCACTAACGAAGATGCTCCTGAGGCTCAATCTATTCTGCCGGCTGATACGATTGGTGCTTATAAAGCAGTTTTTCATCTTACATCTCAAGGGTATCGACGTATTGCGATGCTGACAGGTGAAAGCTGGATGTTGGCAACAAGCAAGCGAGTCAGTGGATACCGTCAGGCGTTGATTGATGCGGATATTATTCCAAAAGACCATTATATTCTTGAGGCAAACTGGTCTCTAAAAGAAGCTCATCAACAAACCCTTAAGTTACTGGAACTTGCCACTCCACCAGAAGCTATTTTCTGTGGCAGTGACTATATGGCAATGGGCTGCTACCAGGCGATTGCAGAGAAAGGACTCAAAATTCCGCAAGATATTGCTGTAGTAGGGTATGATAATCAACCGATTGCTTCTGAGATTTTTCCTGCATTGACCTCGGTGGAATTACCTTATTCTGTCATGGGTAAGGAAGCTATTCAGTCAATTGTCGCGCGGATTGCGCATCAACCGTTGCTTTGTATGCAAAGAAAGATTGAAGGTGAATTGATTGTACGTTCCTCTTCAATAAAAAAATAA
- a CDS encoding cellulase family glycosylhydrolase has protein sequence MKWSKERAWEWQAQHGWLRGFNYLPRTAVNWTEMWQAETFEPAVMEQEIEWAHNVGYNTLRTTVPFIVWKAERNGLHKRIERFLDICQRFHMKVMLTPMDDCAFSGDHPYLGPQKVSVSGLHNSQAAATPGRNIVMDKSQWHDVEAYLRDIISTYKNDERIIIWDLYNEPTNRMIFSTEGELAFDDEMEEFSHELMEKAFEWAREINPSQPLTVGAWHAPSILDRSLPLYEHKTDLRALELSDVISFHAYLPLDLFYKAIEKVEVYQRPMLCTEWLARHAESLMHEQLPIFHKLNIGCYQWGLVKGKTQTYLPWPAIKSDDPNFSTKWFHDLFDENGQAYDQSEIDLLKKLTKK, from the coding sequence ATGAAATGGTCGAAAGAGCGTGCTTGGGAATGGCAAGCACAACACGGTTGGCTGAGAGGATTTAACTATCTTCCGAGGACGGCTGTAAATTGGACTGAAATGTGGCAAGCGGAAACTTTTGAGCCGGCAGTTATGGAACAAGAAATTGAGTGGGCTCATAATGTCGGCTATAACACCTTGCGGACGACGGTACCTTTTATTGTTTGGAAAGCTGAACGTAATGGCTTACATAAACGCATTGAACGTTTCTTGGATATCTGTCAGCGCTTTCATATGAAGGTGATGTTAACACCAATGGATGATTGTGCTTTCTCCGGTGATCACCCCTACCTTGGCCCTCAAAAAGTATCTGTATCAGGTCTTCATAACAGCCAAGCTGCTGCCACACCAGGTCGAAACATTGTGATGGATAAATCACAGTGGCACGATGTTGAAGCGTATCTACGTGACATTATTTCTACTTATAAAAATGATGAGCGGATCATCATTTGGGATCTCTATAACGAACCCACTAACCGTATGATTTTCTCAACAGAAGGAGAATTAGCTTTCGATGATGAGATGGAAGAGTTTAGTCATGAATTGATGGAGAAAGCATTTGAGTGGGCGAGAGAAATCAACCCGAGTCAGCCATTAACTGTAGGGGCTTGGCATGCACCTAGCATCTTAGATCGCTCCTTACCACTTTATGAACACAAAACAGATTTGCGTGCATTGGAACTATCTGATGTTATCTCTTTTCATGCCTACCTGCCTTTAGATCTATTTTATAAAGCCATTGAGAAGGTGGAAGTGTACCAAAGGCCGATGCTGTGCACTGAATGGCTTGCTCGCCATGCTGAATCCTTGATGCATGAACAGTTGCCTATCTTTCATAAACTTAATATCGGATGTTACCAATGGGGATTAGTGAAAGGTAAAACACAGACTTATTTACCTTGGCCTGCAATCAAATCTGATGATCCGAATTTTAGCACGAAGTGGTTTCATGATTTATTCGATGAAAATGGTCAAGCATACGATCAATCTGAAATCGACCTGCTCAAAAAACTCACAAAAAAATAA
- a CDS encoding carbohydrate ABC transporter permease, translating to MNYQAKERMWGSLFVLPYMVIFGLFLLYPFAKGIWISLHEWNLLEVAFNPDAKEFVGLDNYIKLLFPRSWDFEWDQLLLFRVFLGAGLTFLVWNANKKNKMTPLLWGLSIAALLIIVYLMGWGPENGGRIGDRRFWTSVGNTVKFVLYVGPLITVLALVLAIQLNKPGKTTAILRTIFFSTQVLSVTVVTLVWQLMYSPQNGFIANIFEIFGMDSIAWLTNQNLAMPAIVIATVWWSLGFALVVFLSGLQSIPNDRLEAARLDGAKGWGIIWYVIVPSIKGTITFVLIMQLVLHFQVFGQSHLMTNGGPGDSTQVLVRYIYQTAFRDSNVGYASAMAIMLFIIMMTFSLIQAKVSKRGEQ from the coding sequence ATGAATTATCAAGCAAAAGAAAGAATGTGGGGGAGTCTTTTTGTACTGCCATACATGGTGATTTTTGGCCTTTTTTTACTCTATCCATTTGCTAAAGGTATTTGGATCAGTTTGCATGAGTGGAATTTACTTGAAGTTGCATTTAATCCAGATGCAAAAGAGTTTGTCGGTCTAGATAATTATATCAAGCTTCTCTTTCCTCGCAGTTGGGATTTTGAATGGGATCAATTACTCCTATTTCGTGTTTTTTTAGGCGCAGGTCTGACTTTTCTTGTTTGGAATGCAAATAAGAAAAATAAGATGACTCCCTTACTCTGGGGATTAAGTATTGCTGCACTCTTAATCATTGTTTACTTGATGGGCTGGGGACCTGAAAATGGAGGACGTATTGGAGATCGTCGTTTTTGGACCTCTGTCGGCAATACAGTTAAATTTGTATTGTATGTTGGGCCACTTATTACGGTACTGGCTTTAGTCCTGGCCATTCAACTTAATAAACCAGGTAAAACCACCGCGATTTTACGTACGATTTTCTTCTCAACTCAAGTGCTTTCAGTCACGGTAGTGACTTTGGTCTGGCAGCTAATGTATAGCCCCCAAAATGGCTTTATAGCCAATATTTTTGAAATTTTTGGCATGGACTCTATAGCGTGGTTAACCAATCAAAATTTAGCAATGCCCGCAATTGTGATTGCAACCGTCTGGTGGTCATTAGGTTTTGCTTTAGTGGTATTTTTATCTGGTTTACAGAGTATTCCAAACGATCGTCTTGAAGCGGCTCGTCTTGATGGAGCGAAAGGTTGGGGAATTATTTGGTACGTCATTGTACCGTCTATTAAAGGCACAATCACTTTTGTATTGATTATGCAGCTCGTCCTGCACTTCCAAGTCTTTGGTCAGTCACACCTGATGACCAATGGCGGCCCTGGAGATAGCACTCAGGTTCTCGTACGTTATATCTATCAGACTGCATTTCGAGATTCGAATGTGGGTTATGCATCGGCAATGGCCATTATGCTGTTTATTATTATGATGACCTTCAGCTTAATTCAGGCAAAGGTAAGTAAAAGAGGAGAGCAGTAA